One part of the Marinobacterium rhizophilum genome encodes these proteins:
- a CDS encoding tRNA-queuosine alpha-mannosyltransferase domain-containing protein: MRVLLLSAYDAASHQHWYRQLMAGLPHWDWTLLTLAPRYFSWRIRGNSLSWAFNERETLQRPYDLVLATSMTDLSALRGLVPALTQVPTLVYFHENQFAYPESDRAFKAVEPRILNIYTALAADRVLFNSAYNRDSFLAGAAALLKKLPDQVPPGVIGLLQARSCVLPVPLADASFEPALPGDASFAARWGAAGGEGDSAGSARPVRILWSARWEYDKGPQRLLAILRELETRQIDYRLCLLGQRFRHTPAEFDEIGVRFAHRLVQFGFAPTQQDYQAWLRSADLVLSTAEHEFQGLAVLEALAAGCLPVLPDRLVYPEFVPASGLYADGGNDIETEARHAACLIERQAARIAGSAPAVRPGENLSAQLRRRFAWASLKGDYESLLLAQAQAGAGA, translated from the coding sequence GTGCGTGTATTGCTGCTTTCAGCCTACGATGCTGCCAGTCATCAGCACTGGTATCGCCAGTTGATGGCGGGCCTGCCGCACTGGGACTGGACACTGCTGACCCTGGCGCCGCGTTACTTTTCCTGGCGTATCCGGGGGAACAGTCTCAGCTGGGCCTTTAACGAGCGTGAAACGCTGCAGCGTCCCTACGACCTGGTGCTGGCAACCTCCATGACCGACCTGTCGGCACTGCGTGGCCTGGTGCCGGCGCTCACGCAGGTGCCGACGCTGGTGTATTTTCACGAAAATCAGTTTGCCTATCCTGAGTCGGACCGCGCCTTCAAGGCGGTCGAGCCCAGAATCCTCAATATTTACACGGCACTGGCGGCCGACCGGGTGCTGTTCAATTCGGCCTACAACCGGGACAGCTTCCTGGCAGGGGCGGCGGCATTGCTGAAAAAGCTGCCTGACCAGGTGCCGCCCGGCGTCATTGGACTGCTGCAGGCGCGCTCCTGCGTGCTGCCGGTGCCGCTGGCGGATGCCAGCTTCGAGCCAGCGCTGCCCGGCGATGCCAGCTTCGCGGCCCGCTGGGGGGCGGCGGGCGGCGAGGGAGACAGTGCGGGCAGCGCAAGGCCTGTGCGGATCTTGTGGTCGGCCCGCTGGGAGTACGACAAGGGGCCGCAGCGGCTTCTCGCCATTCTGCGAGAGCTGGAAACACGGCAGATCGACTACCGGCTTTGCCTGCTGGGGCAGCGCTTTCGCCATACGCCGGCGGAATTTGACGAGATTGGGGTGCGTTTTGCCCACCGGCTGGTGCAGTTCGGTTTCGCGCCTACGCAGCAGGACTACCAGGCCTGGTTGCGCTCGGCGGACCTGGTGCTGTCCACCGCCGAACACGAGTTTCAGGGGCTGGCCGTGCTCGAGGCGCTGGCGGCGGGTTGCCTGCCGGTGCTGCCGGATCGACTGGTGTATCCGGAGTTCGTGCCGGCGTCGGGCCTGTACGCCGATGGTGGCAATGATATTGAAACAGAAGCCCGCCATGCCGCCTGCCTGATTGAGCGCCAGGCGGCCCGCATCGCCGGGTCTGCACCGGCTGTTCGGCCGGGTGAGAATTTGTCTGCGCAGCTGCGCCGGCGCTTTGCCTGGGCGAGCCTCAAGGGCGACTATGAATCGTTGCTGCTCGCGCAGGCGCAGGCCGGTGCCGGCGCCTGA
- a CDS encoding TraB/GumN family protein — protein MKGNPVSVLQCALALMLLFAPTLWAQGPVWRIANGSTVLYLGATVHMLRPGDLPLPVQFDRAYGQADVLLFEVEIGALASPDVQGLMARGLLSADGTVLSDRLSDSTWQRLVRYAGSRGLAPPMLQPLRPAGVFLTLLGMEMLRLGATEEGVDMQLYRRATRDAKPVRALESIEQHLQYLFSMGEEDPDLFLNQMIDELEADSTLLDDLIDAWRRGDEAALYEEQVLPLRQEYEPLYRRLLLERNQHWWPRIEALLGTPETELVLVGAAHLVGPDGLLAQARAQGLSVEALQ, from the coding sequence ATGAAAGGAAATCCGGTTTCAGTGTTGCAGTGCGCGCTTGCGCTGATGCTCCTGTTCGCGCCGACGCTCTGGGCGCAGGGGCCGGTATGGCGCATCGCCAACGGCTCCACGGTGCTGTACCTGGGGGCGACGGTGCATATGCTAAGGCCCGGGGACCTGCCGCTGCCGGTACAGTTTGATCGGGCCTATGGTCAAGCCGATGTCCTGCTGTTCGAAGTGGAAATCGGTGCCCTGGCAAGCCCCGACGTTCAGGGGCTGATGGCGCGGGGGCTGCTGTCTGCCGATGGCACCGTGCTGTCGGACCGGTTGTCCGATAGCACCTGGCAGCGGCTCGTGCGCTACGCCGGCAGTCGCGGGCTGGCGCCACCGATGCTGCAGCCGCTGCGACCAGCGGGCGTATTTCTGACGCTGCTGGGGATGGAAATGCTGCGCCTTGGGGCCACCGAAGAGGGGGTGGACATGCAGCTGTATCGCCGCGCCACGCGTGATGCCAAGCCGGTGCGCGCGCTCGAGTCCATCGAGCAGCACCTGCAGTACCTGTTTTCGATGGGGGAGGAAGATCCCGATCTGTTCCTGAACCAGATGATCGACGAGCTGGAAGCCGACAGTACCCTGCTCGATGACCTGATCGATGCCTGGCGCCGCGGCGATGAAGCCGCACTGTACGAAGAGCAGGTGCTGCCGCTCAGGCAGGAGTATGAGCCGCTATACCGGCGCCTGCTGCTGGAGCGCAACCAGCACTGGTGGCCCCGCATTGAAGCCCTGCTGGGGACTCCGGAAACCGAACTGGTGCTGGTTGGCGCCGCTCACCTGGTTGGGCCTGACGGGCTGCTTGCCCAGGCGCGGGCGCAGGGACTCTCGGTGGAGGCCTTGCAGTAG
- a CDS encoding D-alanyl-D-alanine carboxypeptidase family protein, with product MFVLGLLFGLGGPSAWAGNPVLVVDAASGAILHQDRADQRWYPASLAKLMTLYLVFEALDDGRLKLDSPLPVSQQAAAQPAVRLGLRAGASITVAEAIAALATVSSNDVAVVLAEALAGTEARFAVRMTARAAALGMTDTAYRNASGLPDAAQVTTARDQAILARRLLQDFPRHYPLFATRSARYRGRTLQNHNGLLGRYPGTDGLKTGFTCAAGYNIVASAVRADRRLIAVVLGANSRAGRDAQVSRLLDTGFAAPRAAADAPALAMLEQRPEGLLLAAQGVVGRSGCERGRAVQAAVVWPIESWGVLLGIYAERSQAQRAVRHARAQLGGALRAGRPLLLERDMEHGTSWKALLIGYRHDNVGAVCLRLRARGLECVAQAPVVLNLPGYARR from the coding sequence GTGTTCGTGCTCGGCCTGCTGTTTGGCCTGGGCGGACCGTCGGCATGGGCAGGCAATCCGGTGCTGGTGGTGGATGCGGCCAGCGGCGCGATACTGCATCAGGACAGGGCCGATCAGCGCTGGTATCCGGCATCCCTTGCCAAGCTGATGACACTCTATCTGGTGTTTGAGGCGCTGGACGACGGACGGCTGAAGCTGGACAGTCCTTTGCCGGTTTCACAACAGGCTGCGGCGCAGCCGGCCGTGCGGCTTGGTCTGCGTGCGGGGGCCAGCATCACGGTGGCCGAGGCGATAGCGGCGCTGGCAACGGTGTCATCCAATGATGTTGCGGTCGTGCTGGCCGAGGCGCTGGCGGGCACCGAAGCCCGCTTCGCTGTCCGCATGACGGCCCGCGCCGCCGCCCTTGGCATGACGGACACCGCGTATCGCAATGCCAGCGGGCTGCCGGATGCCGCCCAGGTCACGACAGCACGGGACCAGGCCATTCTCGCCCGGCGACTGCTGCAGGATTTCCCCCGGCATTACCCGCTCTTTGCCACCCGTTCAGCCCGCTACCGGGGGCGGACACTGCAGAACCATAACGGCCTGCTGGGTCGCTATCCGGGGACTGACGGGCTGAAAACCGGCTTTACCTGTGCGGCGGGGTACAATATCGTCGCATCGGCCGTACGTGCCGATCGCCGGCTGATAGCGGTGGTGCTGGGAGCGAATAGCCGGGCGGGGCGGGATGCCCAGGTGAGCCGGTTGCTCGATACGGGATTTGCAGCGCCGCGCGCCGCAGCGGATGCCCCGGCGCTGGCAATGCTGGAGCAGCGCCCTGAAGGGTTGTTGCTGGCGGCGCAGGGTGTGGTGGGGCGCAGTGGCTGTGAGCGGGGCAGGGCCGTCCAGGCCGCTGTGGTCTGGCCGATCGAAAGCTGGGGTGTGCTGCTGGGGATCTACGCAGAGCGGTCTCAGGCGCAGCGTGCGGTCAGGCATGCCCGGGCGCAGCTCGGGGGCGCGCTCAGGGCCGGTCGTCCGCTGTTGCTGGAGCGCGACATGGAACATGGCACGTCCTGGAAGGCGTTGCTGATCGGCTACCGCCACGATAACGTGGGTGCTGTCTGTCTGCGGTTGCGGGCCAGGGGGCTGGAATGTGTCGCCCAGGCCCCGGTAGTGCTGAATTTGCCGGGCTACGCCAGGCGCTGA
- the yciA gene encoding acyl-CoA thioester hydrolase YciA, whose translation MTHNQQDSTPECPEQPSGELLLRTLAMPADTNTNGDIFGGWIMSQMDIAGGILAQEITAGAVVTVAVDSMKFIRPVQMGDVVCCYGEMKRLGNTSLALHLEVWVRPRLSRGQGSSHLSKVTEALFTYVAIDENGAKRPIPRD comes from the coding sequence ATGACCCACAACCAGCAAGACAGTACACCAGAGTGCCCGGAGCAGCCCAGCGGGGAGCTGTTGCTGCGCACCCTGGCGATGCCCGCCGATACCAACACCAACGGCGATATCTTCGGCGGCTGGATCATGTCCCAGATGGACATCGCCGGCGGTATCCTGGCCCAGGAAATTACCGCCGGTGCCGTGGTCACTGTGGCGGTGGATTCGATGAAATTTATCCGGCCGGTGCAGATGGGAGATGTGGTGTGCTGCTACGGGGAAATGAAGCGACTCGGCAATACCTCATTGGCACTGCACCTGGAGGTCTGGGTGCGCCCTCGCCTGAGTCGTGGCCAGGGTAGCAGCCACCTGTCCAAGGTTACCGAGGCGCTGTTTACCTACGTTGCGATCGATGAAAATGGGGCCAAGCGCCCGATTCCCCGCGACTGA